In a genomic window of Amphiprion ocellaris isolate individual 3 ecotype Okinawa chromosome 13, ASM2253959v1, whole genome shotgun sequence:
- the cep162 gene encoding centrosomal protein of 162 kDa isoform X4, whose amino-acid sequence MSHRLTKEELDAQFEQFLKESVSDDSIDLGSPDKQPHAKTSQKSSQKPSVAPWQDDDHSSAGTGRAETAKRRFIKARKAQPENNEDFSRESFNKPVPKPRCNAPDKPIISEESHKSTVLGDSQTVERHKAPSDDLCSHSLSRSMHESLQCVTGERSPDDITETPPASTDSLSQGDSEDGLLEFAKSVRKSLRNSQPIREEDEDPEDAGLKKEGMETAFLNRDSTETEDSGMAPAVNMTSMGLDTLEEEEEKARFFAQLEAGALSTIDYSKLNRDLDSTSCTIATNLGKAEDVKELSDGQSEVRVPETRMESPAFTGSPHYSDDFEDEKNAKKPLEEKCATSAIFARVSLYDSLDETGDRRKDTEGSLDKGHSYLQSGGSDMEALQEAYRQVHVVEDSDDYNRQNVSVEGRGKINRPVSPFSPPQHARQSLQPASTNESELPTEEELMRRIRPEKDQIRGFTLQPVSAVEFNQEKESQFLDKTDVPYTESQGKKTRKSVPVSGVKGARGHAGHQSSSPHPPKHDLTWSIKEEVERLMQDQNSYSSYTTFCAGKAKKQQASHGSTVFKPSTPSVGKPTAAAVKGRRVDERTAIAPRLFGPSRAATTTARTHTSVSRFPQHPPKAKFTKNQEKDHCDSATDSDLKVSSELVASVQSLVAVLQQQMDTSTHQDAAQEVRGLQETRETRHLPQFNRDEQSSVVEELKVQLAQKERELQMMKKGAEELSSLKQQNFLLQSKLQTAEEASRKKSCMETADPATEEKLQEIDKEIKEQETLIKGYQQENEKLYLQMKAQQATSKANEEAMFNENQRLLNELAFTREQLNKTSRPVGNVCLMDHTQRITGLLAQVQELKRNEAKLYVDIHNLKQENKALEVDLQLIKNRRDLAKDQTISTSVLNVSGDKTSEMGVLENKHREEVVALKKKLQWFAKNQVLLDRDAGRLKAATAEIQLLKDQVETLKQAVGKRSTEQQRRAREKSLNMKRMQDLERQVKELEQILRSRNPNSLPALIYAAATAASHEDVGAAKTSPPSQITALLERRIQRLETELESHDEEAKCSLRAMEQQFHRIKLRYEQQISELEQQLQQKQQDEGAGLSKPWMSKIQTLEEKLQREKESSQEKENSLQNLIQSLQQQLKHKENPAPQKTQPSPGRQQRQAEAAFGIRIERLNQEVATKTRTIQDLTRTVERLQKERRNMLSLPNLRPEIRSTESKQQQGLTKTLCSPTIQETCAGEETFPAAQYEKTYQPTVFTGSHISEVLQENEALKQRVELLELQGEQEREALKADAVQAKEELCRLKEHFAEQLSSMKAEHLLVVDRLRATHALEHSSSKVAELTNKLNTQEIWIKQLQEQLKELQGSKDALAISRTRENVLQEQLTILLQELKEAKEAQSPEVKLLCSLETKILNIELKYQHKEEELQQVIEGAWQTAGVDHQSEVERWKRLAQDKSRQLEVFRLELDSILDILRHLQRHGLVLPTPDLPVTALFPQTT is encoded by the exons CAGAGACAGCCAAACGCagatttatcaaagccagaaaggCCCAGCCCGAGAACAACGAGG ATTTCAGCAGGGAGTCCTTCAATAAGCCTGTCCCCAAACCTCGCTGCAATGCTCCGGATAAACCTATTATTTCTGAAGAGAGTCACAAAAGCACAGTTTTGGGAGATTCCCAAACTGTAGAACGACACAAAGCTCCATCTGATGACTTGTGCTCACACAGTCTGAGCAGGTCTATGCATGAAAGCCTCCAGTGTGTGACAGGGGAGAGGAGTCCTGATGACATTACTGAAACCCCTCCAGCCAGCACTGATAGTCTTTCACAGGGGGACAGTGAAGATG gACTGTTGGAATTTGCGAAGTCTGTCAGGAAGTCTTTAAGGAATTCCCAGCCTATTCGAGAAGAGGATGAGGATCCAGAAGATGCTGGTTTGAAGAAAGAAGGGATGGAAACTGCTTTCCTTAACAGAGACAGTACAGAGACAGAGG actcAGGCATGGCACCAGCTGTGAACATGACCAGTATGGGCTTGGACACactggaagaagaagaggagaaagccAGGTTCTTTGCCCAGCTCGAGGCGGGAGCTTTGTCAACTATAGATTACTCCAAGCTGAACAGAGACCTAGACTCAACAAGCTGTACCATCGCCACTAACCTTGG AAAAGCAGAGGATGTGAAGGAGCTGAGTGATGGTCAAAGTGAGGTCAGAGTCCCAGAAACTAGAATGGAGTCTCCAG CCTTTACAGGCTCCCCACACTACAGTGACGATTTTGAAGATGAGAAGAATGCGAAAAAGCCACTAGAGGAG AAGTGTGCAACGTCTGCAATTTTTGCCAGAG tttctctTTATGATTCTTTGGATGAAACTGGTGACAGAAGAAAGGACACAGAGGGGTCACTAGACAAAG GCCACTCATATCTGCAAAGTGGAGGGTCTGACATGGAGGCTCTTCAGGAGGCCTACAGACAGGTCCATGTTGTGGAGGATTCAGATGACTATAATCGCCAAAATGTATCTGTGGAAGGGAGAGGAAAGATCAACAGACCTGTGTCTCCATTCTCCCCTCCTCAACATGCCCGTCAGTCTCTTCAGCCTGCTTCAACCAATGAGTCAG agcTGCCTACTGAGGAAGAACTAATGAGGCGCATCCGACCAGAGAAGGACCAAATTAGAGGCTTCACCCTCCAGCCTGTCAG TGCTGTGGAGTTCAACCAAGAAAAGGAATCGCAGTTCCTGGATAAGACAGATGTGCCTTATACAGAGTCACAagggaagaaaacaagaaagtCTGTCCCCGTTTCAGGAGTGAAGGGAGCCAGGGGACATGCCGGCCATCAGTCCAGCTCCCCACATCCTCCCAAGCATGACCTAACATGGAGCATCAAGGAGGAGGTAGAGAGGCTGATGCAAGATCAAAACAGTTATTCTTCTTACACAACCTTTTGTGCTGGTAAAGCTAAGAAACAACAG GCTTCCCATGGTTCCACTGTTTTTAAACCCTCTACGCCTTCAGTGGGGAAACCTACTGCAGCTGCCGTGAAAGGAAGGAGAGTGGATGAGAGAACAGCAATCGCTCCCAGGCTGTTTGGCCCGAGTAGAGCCGCCACTACTACAGCCAGAACCCATACCTCTGTTTCCCGTTTCCCACAGCATCCACCAAAAGCCAAATTTACAAAGAACCAAGAAAAGGATCACTGCGATTCTGCAA CAGACTCGGATCTGAAGGTGAGCAGTGAGCTGGTGGCATCTGTTCAGTCCTTAGTGGCCGTCCTCCAACAACAGATGGACACCAGCACTCACCAGGATGCTGCACAGGAAGTTAGAGGTCTTCAAGAAACCCGAGAGACACGGCACCTTCCACAGTTCAAT AGGGATGAGCAGAGCTCTGTGGTGGAGGAGCTAAAAGTCCAGCTGGCGCAGAAAGAGAGGGAGCTGCAGATGATGAAGAAAGGAGCAGAAGAGCTCAGCTCACTTAAACAGCAAAACTTCCTCCTGCAGAGCAag TTGCAAACTGCAGAAGAAGCTAGTCGGAAGAAGAGTTGTATGGAGACTGCAGACCCTGCTACAGAGGAGAAGCTCCAGGAGAttgataaagaaataaaagagcAGGAGACACTCATCAAAGGTTACCAGCAG GAGAACGAGAAGCTGTATTTGCAGATGAAGGCTCAGCAAGCCACAAGTAAAGCCAATGAGGAGGCCATGTTCAATGAAAACCAGAGGCTACTGAATGAGCTGGCTTTCACAAG GGAGCAGCTGAATAAAACTTCAAGGCCTGTGGGAAATGTTTGCCTAATGGATCACACTCAACGCATTACAGGCCTTTTAGCTCAAGTACAGGAACTTAAG AGGAATGAGGCCAAGCTGTATGTGGACATTCACAACCTGAAGCAAGAAAATAAAGCTCTTGAGGTTGACCTGCAACTAATAAAGAACAGGAGAGACTTGGCTAAAGACCAAACCATTTCCAcctcag TTCTGAATGTGTCAGGTGATAAGACTTCTGAGATGGGTGTACTggagaacaaacacagagaggaagtGGTGGCCctgaagaagaagctgcagtgGTTTGCTAAGAACCAGGTGCTGCTGGACAGAGATGCTGGCAGGCTGAAGGCAGCTACAGCTGAGATACAACTGCTCAAAGACCAG GTAGAAACACTGAAACAGGCAGTTGGCAAAAGAAGCACCGAGCAGCAGAGAAGAGCCAGAGAAAAATCTCTGAACATGAAGAGGATGCAGGACTTGGAGAGACAG GTGAAGGAACTGGAGCAAATTCTAAGAAGCAGAAACCCAAACTCGCTACCTGCCCTGATTTATGCTGCAGCCACGGCTGCTAGTCATGAAGATGTGGGTGCAGCCAAGACATCTCCACCTAGCCAGATAACTGCTCTGCTAGAGCGAAGGATTCAGCGTCTGGAGACTGAGCTGGAGAGTCATGATGAGGAGGCCAAATGCAGCCTGCGGGCAATGGAACAGCAGTTCCACAGAATCAAG CTCCGCTACGAGCAGCAGATTTCAGAattggagcagcagctgcaacAGAAACAGCAGGATGAAGGAGCAGGTTTGTCAAAACCATGGATGTCAAAGATTCAGACTCTGGAGGAAAAACTGCAACGTGAGAAGGAGAGCAGCCAAGAGAAAGAGAACTCTCTCCAAAACCTGATTCAGTCtcttcagcagcagctaaaGCACAAG GAGAATCCCGCCCCGCAAAAGACCCAGCCAAGTCCAGGCCGACAGCAACGTCAAGCCGAGGCAGCATTTGGCATTCGGATAGAGAGGCTGAACCAAGAGGTTGCCACCAAAACACGAACCATTCAGGACCTGACTCGTACTGTGGAGAGACTgcagaaagagaggaggaaCATGTTGTCTTTACCTAACCTACGGCCAGAAATACGTTCCACAGAGAGCAAACAGCAACAAGGCCTGACCAAAACACTTTGTTCCCCTACCATACAAGAGACATGTGCAGGGGAAGAAACGTTTCCAGCTGCACAGTATGAAAAGACCTACCAGCCCACTGTCTTTACag GAAGTCATATCTCAGAGGTTCTGCAGGAGAATGAGGCTCTGAAGCAGCgtgtggagctgctggagctgcagggTGAGCAAGAGAGGGAGGCACTAAAGGCTGATGCTGTACAAGCCAAGGAGGAGCTGTGCAG GCTGAAGGAGCACTTTGCAGAGCAACTGTCTTCAATGAAGGCAGAACACCTCTTAGTGGTGGATCGTCTGCGGGCAACCCATGCCCTGGAGCACTCATCCTCAAAGGTTGCCGAACTGACCAATAAGCTCAACACTCAGGAG ATTTGGATAAAACAGCTGCAAGAGCAGTTGAAGGAGCTGCAGGGTTCCAAAGATGCACTTGCAATATCCAGGACCAGAGAAAATGTTCTGCAGGAGCAG ctAACCATACTGCTGCAGGAACTAAAGGAAGCTAAAGAAGCTCAGAGCCCAGAGGTGAAACTATTGTGTAGCCTGGAGACGAAGATCCTCAACATCGAGCTCAAATACCAGCACaaagaggaggagctgcagcag GTGATTGAGGGAGCGTGGCAGACAGCGGGTGTGGATCATCAGTCTGAGGTGGAACGCTGGAAGCGCCTGGCTCAGGACAAAAGCAGACAGCTAGAAGTTTTCCGTCTGGAGCTGGATTCCATCCTGGACATCCTGAGACATCTTCAAAGACATGGATTGGTCCTCCCCACTCCTGACCTCCCCGTCACAGCCCTGTTCCCTCAGACAACGTAA
- the cep162 gene encoding centrosomal protein of 162 kDa isoform X1 has product MGTLCSFPLADGGNIITMSHRLTKEELDAQFEQFLKESVSDDSIDLGSPDKQPHAKTSQKSSQKPSVAPWQDDDHSSAGTGRAETAKRRFIKARKAQPENNEDFSRESFNKPVPKPRCNAPDKPIISEESHKSTVLGDSQTVERHKAPSDDLCSHSLSRSMHESLQCVTGERSPDDITETPPASTDSLSQGDSEDGLLEFAKSVRKSLRNSQPIREEDEDPEDAGLKKEGMETAFLNRDSTETEDSGMAPAVNMTSMGLDTLEEEEEKARFFAQLEAGALSTIDYSKLNRDLDSTSCTIATNLGKAEDVKELSDGQSEVRVPETRMESPAFTGSPHYSDDFEDEKNAKKPLEEKCATSAIFARVSLYDSLDETGDRRKDTEGSLDKGHSYLQSGGSDMEALQEAYRQVHVVEDSDDYNRQNVSVEGRGKINRPVSPFSPPQHARQSLQPASTNESELPTEEELMRRIRPEKDQIRGFTLQPVSAVEFNQEKESQFLDKTDVPYTESQGKKTRKSVPVSGVKGARGHAGHQSSSPHPPKHDLTWSIKEEVERLMQDQNSYSSYTTFCAGKAKKQQASHGSTVFKPSTPSVGKPTAAAVKGRRVDERTAIAPRLFGPSRAATTTARTHTSVSRFPQHPPKAKFTKNQEKDHCDSATDSDLKVSSELVASVQSLVAVLQQQMDTSTHQDAAQEVRGLQETRETRHLPQFNRDEQSSVVEELKVQLAQKERELQMMKKGAEELSSLKQQNFLLQSKLQTAEEASRKKSCMETADPATEEKLQEIDKEIKEQETLIKGYQQENEKLYLQMKAQQATSKANEEAMFNENQRLLNELAFTREQLNKTSRPVGNVCLMDHTQRITGLLAQVQELKRNEAKLYVDIHNLKQENKALEVDLQLIKNRRDLAKDQTISTSVLNVSGDKTSEMGVLENKHREEVVALKKKLQWFAKNQVLLDRDAGRLKAATAEIQLLKDQVETLKQAVGKRSTEQQRRAREKSLNMKRMQDLERQVKELEQILRSRNPNSLPALIYAAATAASHEDVGAAKTSPPSQITALLERRIQRLETELESHDEEAKCSLRAMEQQFHRIKLRYEQQISELEQQLQQKQQDEGAGLSKPWMSKIQTLEEKLQREKESSQEKENSLQNLIQSLQQQLKHKENPAPQKTQPSPGRQQRQAEAAFGIRIERLNQEVATKTRTIQDLTRTVERLQKERRNMLSLPNLRPEIRSTESKQQQGLTKTLCSPTIQETCAGEETFPAAQYEKTYQPTVFTGSHISEVLQENEALKQRVELLELQGEQEREALKADAVQAKEELCRLKEHFAEQLSSMKAEHLLVVDRLRATHALEHSSSKVAELTNKLNTQEIWIKQLQEQLKELQGSKDALAISRTRENVLQEQLTILLQELKEAKEAQSPEVKLLCSLETKILNIELKYQHKEEELQQVIEGAWQTAGVDHQSEVERWKRLAQDKSRQLEVFRLELDSILDILRHLQRHGLVLPTPDLPVTALFPQTT; this is encoded by the exons CAGAGACAGCCAAACGCagatttatcaaagccagaaaggCCCAGCCCGAGAACAACGAGG ATTTCAGCAGGGAGTCCTTCAATAAGCCTGTCCCCAAACCTCGCTGCAATGCTCCGGATAAACCTATTATTTCTGAAGAGAGTCACAAAAGCACAGTTTTGGGAGATTCCCAAACTGTAGAACGACACAAAGCTCCATCTGATGACTTGTGCTCACACAGTCTGAGCAGGTCTATGCATGAAAGCCTCCAGTGTGTGACAGGGGAGAGGAGTCCTGATGACATTACTGAAACCCCTCCAGCCAGCACTGATAGTCTTTCACAGGGGGACAGTGAAGATG gACTGTTGGAATTTGCGAAGTCTGTCAGGAAGTCTTTAAGGAATTCCCAGCCTATTCGAGAAGAGGATGAGGATCCAGAAGATGCTGGTTTGAAGAAAGAAGGGATGGAAACTGCTTTCCTTAACAGAGACAGTACAGAGACAGAGG actcAGGCATGGCACCAGCTGTGAACATGACCAGTATGGGCTTGGACACactggaagaagaagaggagaaagccAGGTTCTTTGCCCAGCTCGAGGCGGGAGCTTTGTCAACTATAGATTACTCCAAGCTGAACAGAGACCTAGACTCAACAAGCTGTACCATCGCCACTAACCTTGG AAAAGCAGAGGATGTGAAGGAGCTGAGTGATGGTCAAAGTGAGGTCAGAGTCCCAGAAACTAGAATGGAGTCTCCAG CCTTTACAGGCTCCCCACACTACAGTGACGATTTTGAAGATGAGAAGAATGCGAAAAAGCCACTAGAGGAG AAGTGTGCAACGTCTGCAATTTTTGCCAGAG tttctctTTATGATTCTTTGGATGAAACTGGTGACAGAAGAAAGGACACAGAGGGGTCACTAGACAAAG GCCACTCATATCTGCAAAGTGGAGGGTCTGACATGGAGGCTCTTCAGGAGGCCTACAGACAGGTCCATGTTGTGGAGGATTCAGATGACTATAATCGCCAAAATGTATCTGTGGAAGGGAGAGGAAAGATCAACAGACCTGTGTCTCCATTCTCCCCTCCTCAACATGCCCGTCAGTCTCTTCAGCCTGCTTCAACCAATGAGTCAG agcTGCCTACTGAGGAAGAACTAATGAGGCGCATCCGACCAGAGAAGGACCAAATTAGAGGCTTCACCCTCCAGCCTGTCAG TGCTGTGGAGTTCAACCAAGAAAAGGAATCGCAGTTCCTGGATAAGACAGATGTGCCTTATACAGAGTCACAagggaagaaaacaagaaagtCTGTCCCCGTTTCAGGAGTGAAGGGAGCCAGGGGACATGCCGGCCATCAGTCCAGCTCCCCACATCCTCCCAAGCATGACCTAACATGGAGCATCAAGGAGGAGGTAGAGAGGCTGATGCAAGATCAAAACAGTTATTCTTCTTACACAACCTTTTGTGCTGGTAAAGCTAAGAAACAACAG GCTTCCCATGGTTCCACTGTTTTTAAACCCTCTACGCCTTCAGTGGGGAAACCTACTGCAGCTGCCGTGAAAGGAAGGAGAGTGGATGAGAGAACAGCAATCGCTCCCAGGCTGTTTGGCCCGAGTAGAGCCGCCACTACTACAGCCAGAACCCATACCTCTGTTTCCCGTTTCCCACAGCATCCACCAAAAGCCAAATTTACAAAGAACCAAGAAAAGGATCACTGCGATTCTGCAA CAGACTCGGATCTGAAGGTGAGCAGTGAGCTGGTGGCATCTGTTCAGTCCTTAGTGGCCGTCCTCCAACAACAGATGGACACCAGCACTCACCAGGATGCTGCACAGGAAGTTAGAGGTCTTCAAGAAACCCGAGAGACACGGCACCTTCCACAGTTCAAT AGGGATGAGCAGAGCTCTGTGGTGGAGGAGCTAAAAGTCCAGCTGGCGCAGAAAGAGAGGGAGCTGCAGATGATGAAGAAAGGAGCAGAAGAGCTCAGCTCACTTAAACAGCAAAACTTCCTCCTGCAGAGCAag TTGCAAACTGCAGAAGAAGCTAGTCGGAAGAAGAGTTGTATGGAGACTGCAGACCCTGCTACAGAGGAGAAGCTCCAGGAGAttgataaagaaataaaagagcAGGAGACACTCATCAAAGGTTACCAGCAG GAGAACGAGAAGCTGTATTTGCAGATGAAGGCTCAGCAAGCCACAAGTAAAGCCAATGAGGAGGCCATGTTCAATGAAAACCAGAGGCTACTGAATGAGCTGGCTTTCACAAG GGAGCAGCTGAATAAAACTTCAAGGCCTGTGGGAAATGTTTGCCTAATGGATCACACTCAACGCATTACAGGCCTTTTAGCTCAAGTACAGGAACTTAAG AGGAATGAGGCCAAGCTGTATGTGGACATTCACAACCTGAAGCAAGAAAATAAAGCTCTTGAGGTTGACCTGCAACTAATAAAGAACAGGAGAGACTTGGCTAAAGACCAAACCATTTCCAcctcag TTCTGAATGTGTCAGGTGATAAGACTTCTGAGATGGGTGTACTggagaacaaacacagagaggaagtGGTGGCCctgaagaagaagctgcagtgGTTTGCTAAGAACCAGGTGCTGCTGGACAGAGATGCTGGCAGGCTGAAGGCAGCTACAGCTGAGATACAACTGCTCAAAGACCAG GTAGAAACACTGAAACAGGCAGTTGGCAAAAGAAGCACCGAGCAGCAGAGAAGAGCCAGAGAAAAATCTCTGAACATGAAGAGGATGCAGGACTTGGAGAGACAG GTGAAGGAACTGGAGCAAATTCTAAGAAGCAGAAACCCAAACTCGCTACCTGCCCTGATTTATGCTGCAGCCACGGCTGCTAGTCATGAAGATGTGGGTGCAGCCAAGACATCTCCACCTAGCCAGATAACTGCTCTGCTAGAGCGAAGGATTCAGCGTCTGGAGACTGAGCTGGAGAGTCATGATGAGGAGGCCAAATGCAGCCTGCGGGCAATGGAACAGCAGTTCCACAGAATCAAG CTCCGCTACGAGCAGCAGATTTCAGAattggagcagcagctgcaacAGAAACAGCAGGATGAAGGAGCAGGTTTGTCAAAACCATGGATGTCAAAGATTCAGACTCTGGAGGAAAAACTGCAACGTGAGAAGGAGAGCAGCCAAGAGAAAGAGAACTCTCTCCAAAACCTGATTCAGTCtcttcagcagcagctaaaGCACAAG GAGAATCCCGCCCCGCAAAAGACCCAGCCAAGTCCAGGCCGACAGCAACGTCAAGCCGAGGCAGCATTTGGCATTCGGATAGAGAGGCTGAACCAAGAGGTTGCCACCAAAACACGAACCATTCAGGACCTGACTCGTACTGTGGAGAGACTgcagaaagagaggaggaaCATGTTGTCTTTACCTAACCTACGGCCAGAAATACGTTCCACAGAGAGCAAACAGCAACAAGGCCTGACCAAAACACTTTGTTCCCCTACCATACAAGAGACATGTGCAGGGGAAGAAACGTTTCCAGCTGCACAGTATGAAAAGACCTACCAGCCCACTGTCTTTACag GAAGTCATATCTCAGAGGTTCTGCAGGAGAATGAGGCTCTGAAGCAGCgtgtggagctgctggagctgcagggTGAGCAAGAGAGGGAGGCACTAAAGGCTGATGCTGTACAAGCCAAGGAGGAGCTGTGCAG GCTGAAGGAGCACTTTGCAGAGCAACTGTCTTCAATGAAGGCAGAACACCTCTTAGTGGTGGATCGTCTGCGGGCAACCCATGCCCTGGAGCACTCATCCTCAAAGGTTGCCGAACTGACCAATAAGCTCAACACTCAGGAG ATTTGGATAAAACAGCTGCAAGAGCAGTTGAAGGAGCTGCAGGGTTCCAAAGATGCACTTGCAATATCCAGGACCAGAGAAAATGTTCTGCAGGAGCAG ctAACCATACTGCTGCAGGAACTAAAGGAAGCTAAAGAAGCTCAGAGCCCAGAGGTGAAACTATTGTGTAGCCTGGAGACGAAGATCCTCAACATCGAGCTCAAATACCAGCACaaagaggaggagctgcagcag GTGATTGAGGGAGCGTGGCAGACAGCGGGTGTGGATCATCAGTCTGAGGTGGAACGCTGGAAGCGCCTGGCTCAGGACAAAAGCAGACAGCTAGAAGTTTTCCGTCTGGAGCTGGATTCCATCCTGGACATCCTGAGACATCTTCAAAGACATGGATTGGTCCTCCCCACTCCTGACCTCCCCGTCACAGCCCTGTTCCCTCAGACAACGTAA